One part of the Lotus japonicus ecotype B-129 chromosome 2, LjGifu_v1.2 genome encodes these proteins:
- the LOC130739178 gene encoding alkane hydroxylase MAH1-like, producing the protein MAILSYAAIIAALLCFLYIFHRKQCCRYPLLVDYPLLGMLPPLLWNLWRVHDFVTDILKIHGGTGEFTGPWFTKMDFMLTSDPTNVHHMMSKSFDNYVKGPEFREIFEAFGHGIFTADSEIWKYNRSLFHTLFKNRNFEALQERVVQKKVQSTLLPILSHVQKQGTEVDLQDVFNRFTFDNICSIVLGCDPNCLSIDFPDVACEKAFNEIEECIFYRHTLPKCVWKLQKWFQIGEEKKMSEACTTFNQFILERIASKRKELSENERDTHDFLTILMREEKGQVVHDDKFLRDAIFNLFVAGRDTITSALTWFFWVVATNPSVEAKILEELKDNNFVENEKMLGVEDVKKLVYLHGVICESLRLFPPIPFERKQAIESDVFPSGHHVNANAMILIPLYTMGRSEDVWGKDCLEFKPERWVSERGSIVHAPSYKFISFNAGPRTCLGKDLSFIQLKIIATAVLRNYRVHPVEGHAAIPNFSIVLLMQDGLKVRITKREN; encoded by the coding sequence ATGGCCATTCTTAGCTATGCAGCAATAATTGCAGCACTCCTCTGTTTTCTATACATCTTTCATAGAAAACAATGTTGCAGATACCCCCTCTTGGTAGATTACCCTCTCCTTGGCATGTTACCCCCACTTCTCTGGAATCTGTGGAGGGTTCACGATTTCGTAACCGACATACTGAAAATCCATGGAGGAACTGGAGAATTCACTGGACCATGGTTCACCAAAATGGACTTCATGCTCACTAGTGACCCAACCAACGTGCACCACATGATGAGCAAGAGTTTTGATAACTATGTGAAGGgacctgagtttcgtgaaatttTTGAAGCTTTTGGACATGGAATTTTCACTGCTGATTCAGAGATATGGAAATACAACAGGTCTCTGTTCCACACCCTGTTCAAGAACAGAAACTTTGAGGCGCTTCAAGAGAGAGTCGTTCAGAAGAAGGTGCAGAGTACTCTGCTTCCAATTCTGAGCCATGTGCAGAAACAGGGGACAGAGGTGGATCTGCAAGATGTGTTTAATCGGTTCACGTTTGATAACATATGTTCCATCGTTCTAGGATGTGATCCTAATTGTCTTTCAATTGATTTCCCTGATGTTGCATGTGAGAAGGCTTtcaatgaaatagaagagtgcATCTTCTACAGACACACCCTGCCAAAATGTGTTTGGAAGTTGCAAAAATggtttcaaattggtgaagagaagaagatgagtgaagcaTGTACAACCTTCAATCAATTCATCCTTGAACGCATAGCTTCCAAGAGAAAAGAGCTAAGTGAAAATGAAAGGGACACTCATGATTTTCTAACAATTTtgatgagagaagagaagggacaAGTGGTGCATGATGACAAGTTTTTGAGAGATGCAATATTCAACCTTTTTGTGGCAGGGAGAGACACTATAACTTCAGCTCTCACTTGGTTCTTTTGGGTTGTTGCTACAAACCCATCAGTGGAAGCCAAGATTCTTGAAGAACTCAAAGATAATAACTTTGTGGAGAATGAAAAGATGCTAGGAGTGGAGGATGTGAAAAAGCTTGTTTATCTCCATGGTGTTATATGTGAGTCTTTGAGGCTCTTTCCACCAATTCCTTTTGAGAGGAAACAAGCAATTGAATCTGATGTGTTTCCTAGTGGGCATCATGTTAATGCTAATGCAATGATTTTGATTCCTTTGTATACAATGGGGAGATCTGAAGATGTGTGGGGGAAAGATTGCTTGGAGTTCAAGCCAGAGAGATGGGTTTCTGAGAGAGGAAGCATTGTTCATGCACCATCTTACAAGTTCATTAGTTTCAATGCAGGGCCAAGAACTTGTTTGGGGAAGGACTTGTCCTTCATTCAATTGAAGATCATTGCTACTGCTGTTTTGAGAAACTATCGTGTTCATCCGGTGGAAGGTCATGCTGCTATTCCAAACTTTTCGATTGTGCTTCTTATGCAAGATGGTTTGAAGGTTAGGATAACAAAGAGAGAGAATTGA